A genome region from Clupea harengus chromosome 7, Ch_v2.0.2, whole genome shotgun sequence includes the following:
- the znf703 gene encoding zinc finger protein 703, which produces MNSSPLGSEAGSRSRSPESAENITDSGSFSYIFGTQKSLCTVLAPSDPLRQEKRLPIRILKMLTHSHILHPEYLQPLSSAPVSIELDAKKSPLALLAQTCSQIGKPDPPPSSKHASLNSSGHSDKDSGTRSSGSSVKSGDQQHDDKSSFKPYSKTGGECRKDGVLNGGADKAGFRVPGGSAIAVTCPSFPPHATSPRTSSPPQHTPPQSHRQSQPSPTQKTAHAQSQHTDSKLGSADPGSGDSGPVKKETEHCKPGLDHAQIANSSHARASANSSNASSASSPQPDNKADAQLPHAGHVAPVSPFKPGHSVFPLPPSSMGYHGSIVGAYAGYPSQFGAGMGVPGKHPNSSPLTGASPPSFMQGLCRDPYCITYPNAPHIGSNCSTCVHDPSSLKSGFPLMYPSQHLPSLHPTALTSSSTPSLSHPLYTYGFMLPNEHQQHACNWVSVGGPCDKRFSTSEELLSHLRTHTALPVVDGKLLSAYPSSVSSANSCHLHLPPPTSPGSLHSSFSLRGSPSLSLARYHPYGKAHLPGAPSLPMHSLPGSSPYYSPYTLYSQRLGSASALGYQ; this is translated from the exons ATGAACAGTTCTCCTCTCGGGTCTGAAGCCGGTTCACGCAGTCGGAGCCCAGAGAGCGCTGAGAATATCACTGACAGCGGTAGTTTCTCCTATATATTTGGGACACAGAAGTCCTTGTGCACGGTATTGGCACCCTCGGATCCTTTACGCCAAGAAAAGAGACTACCCATCCGGATTCTTAAAATGTTGACTCATAGCCACATACTTCACCCGGAGTATTTACAACCCTTGAGTTCCGCACCAGTTAGCATTGAG CTGGATGCCAAAAAGAGCCCTCTAGCCCTCCTGGCCCAGACCTGTTCTCAGATTGGGAAGCCAGACCCACCTCCATCCTCTAAACACGCTTCCCTCAACTCCAGTGGCCACAGTGACAAGGACTCAGGCACACGGTCCTCTGGATCCTCTGTCAAGTCTGGAGACCAGCAACACGATGACAAGTCCAGCTTCAAGCCCTATTCCAAGACTGGTGGAGAGTGCCGTAAAGATGGAGTCCTGAATGGTGGGGCAGACAAGGCTGGTTTTCGGGTTCCTGGTGGCAGCGCCATTGCAGTCACGTGCCCCTCCTTCCCACCCCACGCCACCTCTCCCAGAACCAGCtccccccctcaacacacaccaccccaatCTCACCGGCAGTCCCAGCCCTCCCCCACCCAGAAAACAGCCCACGCTCAGTCCCAGCACACAGACTCCAAGTTGGGGAGCGCTGACCCGGGCTCTGGGGACAGTGGTCCGGTGAAAAAAGAGACTGAGCACTGCAAGCCAGGCCTGGACCATGCACAGATCGCCAACTCCAGCCATGCCAGGGCGAGTGCCAACTCCAGCAATGCCAGCTCCGCTAGCAGCCCGCAGCCCGACAACAAGGCCGACGCTCAGCTCCCCCATGCCGGACATGTGGCCCCCGTGTCCCCATTCAAACCAGGTCACTCTGTCTTCCCCCTGCCACCCTCCTCTATGGGATACCATGGGTCTATCGTTGGGGCGTATGCTGGGTACCCCTCGCAATTCGGGGCAGGAATGGGGGTTCCAGGGAAGCACCCCAACTCCAGTCCCCTCACGGGAGCCTCGCCCCCATCCTTCATGCAGGGTCTATGTAGGGACCCCTACTGCATCACCTACCCAAACGCTCCCCACATAGGCAGCAACTGCTCCACCTGCGTCCACGACCCCTCTTCCCTCAAGTCCGGTTTCCCCCTGATGTACCCCTCCCAACACCTGCCCTCGCTCCACCCCACGGCCCTAACATCCAGCAGCacgccctccctctcccacccgcTCTACACCTACGGCTTCATGCTCCCCAATGAGCACCAGCAGCACGCCTGCAACTGGGTGTCCGTGGGGGGTCCGTGTGACAAGCGCTTCTCCACCTCCGAGGAGCTGCTGTCccatctgcgcacacacacggctctgccGGTCGTCGATGGCAAGCTCCTGTCAGCCTACCCGTCGTCTGTCTCCTCCGCCAACTCCTGTCACCTCCACCTGCCTCCCCCCACCAGCCCAGGCTCCCTCCACAGCTCCTTCTCCCTCCGCGGCTCACCCAGCCTGAGCCTGGCACGCTATCACCCCTATGGCAAGGCCCATCTGCCAGGGGCCCCGTCCTTGCCCATGCACTCACTCCCGGGCTCTTCACCCTATTACTCCCCGTACACGCTTTACAGTCAGAGACTAGGCTCGGCCTCAGCCCTGGGCTACCAGTGA